From a single Streptomyces sp. NBC_00377 genomic region:
- a CDS encoding protein kinase domain-containing protein, which produces MQPLHPEDPEQLGPYRPVARLGAGGMGRVYLATSSAGRTVALKVIRPEMAEDKNFRIRFRREVAAAAAVGGVYTAPVVDAAPDDETPWLATAYVPGPTLAEAVAAHGPLPVETVLALGAGIAEALIAVHAEGLVHRDLKPSNVLLAADGPRVIDFGIVRARDGYQLTGSGGLFGSLDYVCPEQATGDPVGPEGDVFCLGSVLAFAASGHAPFSGAAAAALLYQVVHGAADLTLVPEPLDKIISLCHAKDPVLRVSPDRLSAACAPGGAELVLTEGWLPARVAAMVDDRRAAAADLDRLARTLTAVRPAADAPGADASTASGRRGPARPPAGPSGEDTTGGGGDGADQDRVLPDGGAGDRAAGGAAGGVPPTAEPPERLSPEVPTPTAEPVVERSATPAHRRAPGRSVVGRRTLLAVTAGAALAGGTALVVRGRTGGRQTPRLGPAPEPTWVYRGSPLLQAPAVFNDGTALMKTRPGNMICLDLANGSRPRWLYQGISLSPSPVLLADGAAVALGTGATLIGVDPAAGTEKFTLDFGQDFQFDQIFGMYDGYVVSVLGAKLERRSEEQGVATSTSAVFAVDLRARRAVVIPIDPEDVGIPLQPVITSDSFVYADGLRNVTVRGTRDGGGLRWRHPVGYDLRPGLAVLGGTVFAIGSEFIALDLATGKLRWKAKAERGMFASLGAAGNTVYATGTDPYGVHAFNAATGDRRWFCETPRLNVDHPIAVGAHSVHVPAFENKNGFYAIDTASGRLLWNFTDGRETGVNDWQLSCDGAGHLVAQHFDRAYGLPVT; this is translated from the coding sequence ATGCAGCCACTGCACCCAGAAGATCCCGAGCAGCTAGGGCCCTACCGTCCGGTGGCCCGCCTCGGAGCAGGCGGCATGGGCCGCGTCTATCTGGCCACGTCGTCGGCCGGCCGTACCGTCGCGCTCAAGGTCATCCGTCCCGAGATGGCCGAGGACAAGAACTTCCGGATCCGCTTCAGGCGCGAGGTGGCCGCCGCGGCGGCGGTCGGCGGTGTGTACACGGCCCCCGTGGTGGACGCGGCGCCCGACGACGAGACGCCCTGGCTCGCCACCGCCTACGTACCCGGCCCCACCCTGGCCGAGGCGGTCGCCGCGCACGGGCCGCTGCCGGTGGAGACGGTCCTCGCGCTGGGCGCGGGCATCGCCGAGGCGCTGATCGCCGTACACGCCGAAGGGCTGGTGCACCGCGACCTCAAACCGTCCAACGTACTGCTGGCCGCGGACGGTCCGCGCGTCATCGACTTCGGCATCGTCCGGGCCCGGGACGGCTATCAACTCACCGGTTCGGGCGGTCTGTTCGGCTCCCTCGACTACGTCTGCCCCGAACAGGCCACCGGTGATCCGGTGGGACCGGAGGGGGACGTCTTCTGCCTGGGCTCGGTGCTCGCCTTCGCCGCGTCCGGACACGCGCCGTTCAGCGGGGCCGCGGCGGCCGCCCTGCTCTACCAGGTGGTCCACGGCGCGGCCGATCTCACGCTGGTGCCCGAGCCGTTGGACAAGATCATCAGCCTCTGTCACGCCAAGGACCCGGTCCTTCGTGTCAGCCCCGACCGCCTCTCCGCGGCCTGCGCGCCAGGCGGTGCCGAACTGGTGCTGACGGAGGGCTGGCTGCCCGCCCGGGTGGCCGCCATGGTCGACGACCGCCGGGCTGCCGCCGCGGACCTCGACCGCCTCGCGCGGACCCTGACCGCCGTACGGCCCGCAGCCGACGCACCCGGCGCCGATGCGTCCACCGCGTCCGGCCGCCGCGGACCGGCACGGCCGCCGGCAGGGCCCTCCGGGGAGGACACCACCGGCGGCGGAGGCGACGGGGCGGACCAGGATCGCGTCCTGCCCGACGGCGGCGCCGGCGACCGCGCGGCCGGTGGAGCCGCCGGCGGCGTGCCGCCCACCGCCGAGCCGCCGGAGCGGTTGTCCCCAGAGGTGCCGACGCCCACGGCGGAACCGGTGGTGGAACGTTCCGCCACCCCCGCGCACCGGCGTGCCCCCGGACGGTCCGTCGTCGGTCGGCGCACTCTTCTCGCCGTGACCGCGGGCGCGGCCCTGGCGGGGGGCACGGCCCTGGTCGTCAGAGGGAGAACCGGCGGCCGGCAGACGCCTCGGCTCGGTCCGGCCCCCGAGCCGACCTGGGTCTACCGCGGCAGCCCGTTGCTCCAGGCGCCGGCCGTCTTCAACGACGGCACGGCCCTGATGAAGACCCGCCCCGGCAACATGATCTGCCTCGACCTGGCGAACGGCTCCCGGCCCAGATGGCTCTACCAGGGCATCAGTCTCTCGCCCAGCCCGGTCCTGCTGGCCGACGGCGCCGCGGTCGCGCTCGGCACCGGTGCGACCCTGATCGGCGTCGACCCGGCCGCCGGCACCGAGAAGTTCACCCTGGACTTCGGCCAGGACTTCCAGTTCGACCAGATCTTCGGCATGTACGACGGCTACGTCGTCTCGGTCCTCGGCGCCAAGCTGGAACGCCGGTCCGAGGAGCAGGGCGTCGCGACCTCCACCAGCGCGGTCTTCGCCGTCGACCTCAGGGCCCGCCGGGCCGTCGTCATACCGATCGACCCCGAGGACGTCGGCATTCCCCTCCAGCCCGTCATCACGTCCGACTCCTTCGTCTACGCCGACGGACTGCGCAACGTCACGGTCCGCGGCACCCGCGACGGCGGCGGCCTGCGCTGGCGGCACCCGGTGGGCTACGACCTGCGGCCTGGGCTCGCGGTGCTCGGCGGGACGGTCTTCGCCATCGGCTCCGAGTTCATCGCCCTGGACCTCGCCACCGGGAAGCTCCGCTGGAAGGCGAAGGCGGAACGCGGCATGTTCGCCTCCCTCGGGGCGGCCGGCAACACGGTCTACGCCACGGGCACCGATCCCTACGGCGTCCACGCCTTCAACGCGGCGACCGGCGACCGGCGTTGGTTCTGCGAGACCCCCCGCCTCAACGTCGACCACCCGATCGCGGTGGGGGCGCACTCCGTCCATGTTCCGGCCTTCGAGAACAAGAACGGCTTCTACGCGATCGACACCGCCTCCGGCCGTCTGCTGTGGAACTTCACCGACGGCCGCGAGACCGGCGTCAACGACTGGCAGCTCTCCTGCGACGGAGCCGGACACCTGGTGGCCCAGCACTTCGACCGGGCCTACGGACTGCCCGTCACCTGA